A section of the Dermacoccus nishinomiyaensis genome encodes:
- a CDS encoding dihydroorotate dehydrogenase has translation MSGALATTLGLNKLDSPFIAASGCAGYGHELVRWGGLGAFGALVTPSLTVEAQDASRERVIVESPSGIVHPHDTPNVGANSLNATRLPWGVTAPTPVIVSIAGATSGDFADAAAAVRRRTALRGVLGVEVNLSVANEANNGRAFAGDEYAVTKVIARVREHLPRNVMLAAKLTLGTDLVELSRACLKSGADALVLGHAPVASSIDVTTLRPRAGTRAAMAGPALLPLTVGGVFEVKAAMVAGRLPTAPIIAGGGIACVDAAVQALAAGASAVQVGSALFRDPRAGVRLRDGLAGFLAERDLTVAGLVGAAHA, from the coding sequence ATGAGCGGGGCACTCGCGACGACGCTGGGGTTGAACAAGCTCGACTCACCCTTCATCGCGGCTTCTGGGTGTGCGGGGTACGGGCACGAACTCGTGCGCTGGGGTGGGCTCGGCGCGTTCGGTGCGCTCGTCACGCCGTCGCTGACGGTGGAGGCGCAGGACGCGTCGCGCGAACGCGTCATCGTCGAATCGCCGTCAGGGATCGTGCACCCGCACGACACGCCCAACGTCGGCGCGAACTCGCTCAACGCGACGCGTCTGCCGTGGGGGGTGACGGCGCCGACACCCGTCATCGTCTCCATCGCGGGTGCGACGAGCGGCGACTTCGCCGACGCGGCCGCGGCCGTACGGCGACGGACGGCGCTGCGTGGGGTGCTCGGCGTCGAGGTCAATCTCTCGGTCGCCAACGAGGCGAACAACGGGCGAGCGTTCGCCGGTGACGAGTACGCAGTGACGAAGGTGATCGCGCGCGTGCGGGAGCACCTGCCGCGCAACGTCATGCTCGCGGCGAAGCTGACGCTCGGTACCGACCTCGTCGAGTTGTCGCGCGCCTGCCTCAAGTCGGGTGCTGACGCACTCGTGCTCGGGCACGCTCCGGTCGCCTCCAGCATCGACGTGACGACGCTGCGCCCGCGCGCGGGCACCCGTGCTGCGATGGCCGGGCCGGCGTTGCTGCCGCTGACGGTCGGTGGCGTGTTCGAGGTGAAGGCCGCCATGGTGGCCGGTCGGTTGCCGACGGCACCCATCATCGCCGGGGGCGGCATCGCGTGCGTCGACGCCGCCGTCCAGGCGCTCGCGGCAGGGGCTTCGGCCGTCCAGGTGGGCTCGGCGCTCTTCCGCGATCCGCGGGCCGGGGTGAGGCTGCGGGACGGGCTTGCCGGTTTCCTCGCCGAGCGCGATCTCACCGTCGCCGGGCTCGTCGGGGCGGCGCATGCGTGA
- the pyrF gene encoding orotidine-5'-phosphate decarboxylase: MTTSAEPAARDSAGFGARLAATQARFGPACVGIDPHRSLVESWELDYSYSGVERFALTCVEAFGGRVASVKPQSAFFEVFGARGVALLERVTAELRAAGTLVILDVKRGDIGTTMTAYGEAFLGKDAPEPADAITVSPYLGYESLRPALDLARDTGRGVFVLALTSNPEGAGVQHAVTPGGTVAGDIVAAATRDNADAAARGEWGHVGFVMGATIGSALDDLGLGGALAASNAPILAPGFGAQGGTVESMRSVFGESISRVIPTTSRDVLKAGPSVDGLVAAVERTRESVAGLR, encoded by the coding sequence ATGACCACATCTGCTGAACCCGCTGCACGTGACAGCGCCGGCTTCGGCGCTCGGCTCGCGGCGACGCAGGCGCGCTTCGGGCCGGCGTGCGTCGGCATCGACCCACACCGCTCGCTCGTCGAGTCGTGGGAGCTCGACTACTCCTACTCCGGTGTCGAGCGGTTCGCGCTGACGTGCGTCGAGGCGTTCGGTGGGCGGGTCGCATCGGTGAAACCGCAGTCCGCCTTCTTCGAGGTGTTCGGCGCGCGGGGGGTGGCGCTGCTGGAGCGTGTGACCGCTGAGCTGCGCGCGGCGGGAACGCTCGTCATCCTCGACGTGAAGCGCGGCGACATCGGCACGACGATGACGGCGTACGGCGAGGCGTTCCTCGGCAAGGATGCGCCGGAACCCGCGGATGCCATCACCGTGAGCCCGTACCTCGGATACGAGTCGCTGCGGCCGGCGCTCGATCTCGCGCGTGACACCGGGCGCGGCGTGTTCGTGCTTGCGCTGACGTCGAACCCGGAGGGTGCGGGCGTGCAGCACGCCGTCACGCCGGGCGGCACCGTGGCGGGCGACATCGTGGCCGCCGCGACGCGCGACAACGCCGACGCGGCAGCGCGAGGGGAGTGGGGCCACGTCGGGTTCGTCATGGGCGCGACGATCGGTTCGGCCCTCGACGACCTCGGTCTGGGTGGCGCTCTCGCTGCCTCGAACGCGCCGATCCTCGCGCCCGGTTTCGGCGCACAGGGCGGCACCGTCGAGTCGATGCGATCGGTGTTCGGCGAGTCCATCTCACGCGTCATCCCGACGACGTCACGCGACGTCCTCAAGGCTGGCCCCTCCGTCGACGGGCTCGTCGCCGCCGTCGAGCGCACGCGTGAGTCGGTGGCCGGCCTCCGCTGA
- the gmk gene encoding guanylate kinase, whose product MAVSARLVVLAGPTAVGKGTVAAYIREHYPEVWLSVSATTRPPRPGEVDGVHYYFMTDDEFAEMAANGGFLEHAIVHGRASYGTPKAPVEQAIADGRLPLLEIDLQGARQVKQNAPDAFFVFLAPPSWDELVRRLVGRGTETPEERERRLETAKVELAAQSEFDHVIVNDDVRRASEELVSLMRTPEH is encoded by the coding sequence ATGGCGGTGAGTGCACGACTGGTCGTTCTGGCCGGGCCGACGGCTGTCGGCAAGGGGACGGTGGCCGCGTACATCCGCGAGCACTATCCCGAGGTGTGGCTGTCGGTGTCAGCGACGACGCGCCCGCCACGTCCGGGTGAGGTGGACGGTGTCCACTACTACTTCATGACGGACGACGAGTTCGCCGAGATGGCCGCGAACGGTGGTTTCCTCGAGCACGCCATCGTCCACGGTCGGGCGTCGTACGGCACGCCGAAGGCGCCCGTGGAGCAGGCCATCGCCGACGGCCGCCTCCCGCTGCTCGAGATCGACCTGCAGGGCGCGCGTCAGGTCAAGCAGAACGCCCCCGATGCGTTCTTCGTTTTCCTCGCGCCGCCGAGCTGGGACGAACTCGTTCGCCGACTCGTCGGCCGCGGCACCGAAACCCCCGAAGAGCGTGAGCGCCGCCTCGAGACCGCGAAGGTCGAACTCGCGGCGCAGAGCGAGTTCGACCACGTCATCGTCAACGACGATGTTCGGCGTGCCTCCGAAGAACTCGTATCATTGATGAGAACACCTGAACACTGA
- the rpoZ gene encoding DNA-directed RNA polymerase subunit omega, with protein sequence MSGTKAEPIGITNPPIDDLLEIADSKYALVTYASKRARQINGYYSQLADGLLDNVGPLVDAQPQDKPLSIALREMNEGLLSIEKLEA encoded by the coding sequence ATGTCCGGCACGAAGGCCGAGCCCATCGGCATCACCAACCCGCCCATCGACGACCTGCTCGAGATCGCGGACAGCAAGTACGCCCTCGTCACGTACGCGAGCAAGCGCGCCCGTCAGATCAACGGCTACTACAGCCAGCTCGCCGACGGCCTGCTCGACAACGTCGGCCCGCTCGTCGACGCCCAGCCGCAGGACAAGCCGCTCTCCATCGCGCTGCGCGAGATGAACGAGGGCCTGCTCTCCATCGAGAAGCTCGAAGCCTGA
- a CDS encoding bifunctional phosphopantothenoylcysteine decarboxylase/phosphopantothenate synthase yields MRIVLGVTGGIAAYKAALLLRLFTEAGHDVTVVPTASALEFVGAPTWEALSGKPVQTGVFENVAQVPHVRLGQNADLVVVAPATADVLAKAAAGMANDLLTNTLLTARCPVIMAPAMHTEMWLHPATQANVATLRSRGATIVEPASGRLTGADTGAGRLPDPDVIRDAALAAAASGERRGGATAGGLAETTGREEDAVTPSGALAGRTVLVTAGGTREAIDPVRYLGNRSSGKMGFAIAAAAADRGADVTFVTTMQPPADLAQRVRVVSVESALQMRDAVLAATPDVLVMAAAVADFRPDHVADAKIKKTHGDDSAPVITLVRNPDILAEAVRQRDAELQPTAASTNVSSRVIVGFAAETGDADGDVLHHARAKLARKGCDVLVANEVGDGVTFAQDSSTAHLLRRGSDDVVTVGPAPKSHIAAALLDLVADLVPSQ; encoded by the coding sequence ATGCGCATCGTTCTCGGTGTGACAGGGGGCATCGCTGCCTACAAGGCGGCGTTGCTCCTTCGTCTTTTCACAGAAGCCGGCCACGACGTGACGGTCGTGCCCACCGCGTCAGCGCTCGAGTTCGTCGGCGCCCCGACGTGGGAGGCACTCTCCGGCAAGCCCGTGCAGACAGGCGTGTTCGAGAACGTCGCGCAGGTTCCGCACGTCCGGCTCGGGCAGAACGCCGACCTCGTCGTCGTCGCCCCCGCGACGGCCGACGTCCTCGCCAAGGCCGCGGCCGGCATGGCGAACGACCTGCTCACCAACACCCTGCTGACGGCGCGCTGCCCCGTCATCATGGCGCCGGCGATGCACACCGAGATGTGGCTGCACCCCGCGACGCAGGCGAACGTCGCGACGCTGCGCTCGCGTGGCGCGACGATCGTCGAGCCCGCGTCCGGGCGGCTGACGGGCGCCGACACCGGCGCCGGGCGCCTGCCCGACCCCGACGTCATCCGTGACGCGGCCCTCGCGGCTGCGGCGAGCGGAGAGCGACGTGGCGGCGCCACCGCGGGCGGCTTGGCCGAGACCACCGGGCGCGAGGAGGACGCCGTCACCCCGTCAGGCGCTCTGGCCGGCCGGACCGTGCTCGTCACCGCCGGCGGCACGCGCGAGGCCATCGACCCGGTGCGTTACCTCGGCAACCGCAGCAGCGGCAAGATGGGTTTCGCCATTGCGGCGGCGGCCGCCGATCGCGGCGCCGACGTCACGTTCGTCACGACGATGCAGCCCCCGGCCGACCTCGCGCAGCGCGTCCGCGTCGTCAGCGTCGAGAGCGCCCTTCAGATGCGTGACGCGGTGCTCGCCGCGACGCCCGACGTCCTCGTCATGGCGGCCGCGGTCGCCGACTTCCGTCCCGACCACGTCGCGGACGCCAAGATCAAGAAGACCCACGGCGACGACTCGGCGCCCGTCATCACCCTCGTACGCAACCCGGACATCCTCGCCGAGGCGGTGCGTCAGCGTGATGCAGAGCTCCAGCCGACAGCCGCGTCGACGAACGTGTCGAGCCGTGTCATCGTCGGCTTCGCGGCCGAGACGGGTGACGCTGACGGCGATGTTCTCCACCACGCCCGCGCGAAACTGGCCCGCAAGGGCTGCGACGTCCTCGTCGCCAACGAGGTGGGCGACGGCGTGACGTTCGCTCAGGATTCGTCGACGGCTCACCTGCTGCGCCGCGGCAGTGATGACGTCGTCACGGTCGGCCCGGCGCCCAAGTCTCACATCGCGGCGGCGCTGCTCGATCTCGTCGCCGACCTCGTCCCCTCTCAGTAA
- the metK gene encoding methionine adenosyltransferase, whose protein sequence is MSRLFTSESVTEGHPDKICDQISDAILDDMLRQDPQARVAVETMVTTGLVHVAGEVRTEGYTDVAKLVRKVITNVGYDSSEKGFDGHSCGISVSIGAQSEDIAQGVDSAHEHRVGGGEDPLDSQGAGDQGLMFGYACDDTPEFMPLPIHLAHRLSERLTSVRKNGDLDYLRPDGKTQVTISYDGDKAVALDTLVLSTQHDAGIDLDGQLAPDITRHVIEPIIAELAASGVTLDTNEMRQLINPTGKFVIGGPMGDAGLTGRKIIVDTYGGMARHGGGAFSGKDPSKVDRSAAYAMRWVAKNVVAAGLAKRCEVQVAYAIGKAQPVGLYVECFGTETKPLDVIQKAIADTFDLRPAAIVDALDLLRPIYQPTAAYGHFGRTSADGVENPFTWEQTNRIEELQRAAG, encoded by the coding sequence TTGTCTCGTCTCTTCACGTCCGAATCCGTCACCGAGGGCCACCCCGACAAGATCTGCGACCAGATCAGTGACGCGATTCTCGACGACATGCTGCGTCAGGACCCGCAGGCCCGCGTGGCCGTCGAGACGATGGTGACGACGGGTCTCGTCCACGTCGCCGGCGAGGTGCGCACCGAGGGGTACACGGACGTCGCGAAGCTCGTGCGCAAGGTGATCACGAACGTCGGCTACGACTCGTCCGAAAAGGGTTTCGACGGCCACAGCTGCGGCATCTCCGTCTCGATCGGCGCTCAGTCCGAGGACATCGCGCAGGGCGTGGACAGCGCTCACGAGCACCGCGTCGGCGGCGGCGAGGACCCCCTCGACAGCCAGGGCGCGGGCGACCAGGGCCTCATGTTCGGCTACGCGTGCGACGACACGCCCGAGTTCATGCCGCTGCCGATCCACCTCGCGCACCGCCTCTCCGAGCGCCTGACGAGCGTCCGCAAGAACGGCGACCTCGACTACCTGCGCCCCGACGGCAAGACGCAGGTGACGATCTCCTACGACGGTGACAAGGCCGTCGCGCTCGACACGCTCGTGCTGTCGACGCAGCACGACGCCGGCATCGACCTGGACGGCCAGCTCGCGCCCGACATCACGCGTCACGTCATCGAGCCCATCATCGCGGAGCTCGCGGCGAGCGGCGTCACACTCGACACGAACGAGATGCGTCAGCTCATCAACCCGACCGGCAAGTTCGTCATCGGTGGCCCGATGGGCGACGCGGGCCTCACCGGCCGCAAGATCATCGTCGACACCTACGGCGGCATGGCCCGCCATGGCGGCGGCGCCTTCTCCGGGAAGGACCCGTCGAAGGTCGACCGTTCGGCTGCGTACGCGATGCGCTGGGTGGCGAAGAACGTCGTCGCTGCGGGCCTCGCGAAGCGCTGCGAGGTGCAGGTCGCGTACGCCATCGGCAAGGCGCAGCCCGTCGGCCTCTACGTCGAGTGCTTCGGCACGGAGACGAAGCCGCTCGACGTCATCCAGAAGGCCATCGCGGACACGTTCGACCTGCGTCCGGCCGCTATCGTCGACGCGCTCGACCTGCTGCGCCCCATCTACCAGCCGACGGCCGCGTACGGCCACTTCGGTCGCACGAGCGCCGACGGCGTCGAGAACCCCTTCACGTGGGAGCAGACGAACCGCATCGAAGAGCTGCAGCGCGCGGCCGGCTGA
- a CDS encoding primosomal protein N' family DNA-binding protein (binding of PriA to forked DNA starts the assembly of the primosome, also possesses 3'-5' helicase activity) yields the protein MTSDDVHAASSEQLALLRDAVRAKARGDDAGSAKAATRDGGSERVAVVWPMLEVPHLDREFEYRIPAELADDVRFGVAVKVRFHGKRITGYVVGVRETPEFTGTLSPLLAVVSPEAVLTEHIWQVAQAVAARMGGTVSDVLRLAIPPRHARAEKALDERMAKASAADRSMPEVAEAGNAGPDAASAVPAEPDDEASAVTGGAAAHDGAAVADNEAAPGEALASCGGHASTSATSSGAVAADGPTPGDDMASTSHATSGAVAASAPAPLSAWRHYAGGLSLLTHLAAGENPRGSWDVAPGLFGPDAWPAAVADAAAAVRDSGRCTVVVVPDGRDVDRVAAACSARLSDDQVVTLTADMGPQARYTAFLKALRGLADVVVGTRAAMFAPVPDLGLVVWWDDADTLHVDPHAPYPHVGAVLETRADLAPAALLSAGAVPSVRVQAQVEAGVSVPVDPVERTSARVVVTGDDRSVERHGAAARARIPAEAWQGATRALQDGPVLVQVPRRGYIPTIACARCRTKSTCDVCHGPLGLDGEHSAPTCRWCGHVAHVLTCPECGSHEIRSLTIGAGRTAEELGRAFPGVPVRRSGAPDVLASVPDEPALVICTPGAEPVAENGYSAAILLDAWALLDRGGLDAGQRALTHWCAAAGLVRPASTGGVVYLAGVPRHVPFPAVEALVRWAPRWFAARELAERVEVMLPPATRMAALEGPRRAAARYAEALEKAAREHDVSVDVLGPLPLRRRHVFDRATPQRQATSSDDDESLVRFLARWNDPTDADVPALLRALTASRSAAREPVVTVRLDPLLDGLA from the coding sequence ATGACGAGCGACGACGTGCACGCCGCGAGCAGCGAACAACTCGCGCTGCTGCGCGACGCCGTGCGCGCCAAGGCACGCGGGGACGATGCGGGCAGCGCGAAGGCTGCTACGCGCGACGGTGGGAGCGAACGGGTCGCCGTCGTCTGGCCGATGCTCGAGGTGCCTCACCTCGACCGCGAGTTCGAGTACCGCATCCCCGCCGAACTGGCCGATGACGTGCGCTTCGGCGTCGCCGTCAAGGTGCGTTTCCACGGCAAGCGCATCACCGGGTACGTCGTCGGCGTGCGCGAGACCCCCGAGTTCACCGGCACGCTGAGCCCGCTGCTCGCCGTCGTGTCGCCCGAGGCCGTGCTCACCGAGCACATCTGGCAGGTGGCGCAAGCCGTCGCCGCTCGCATGGGCGGCACCGTCTCCGATGTCCTGCGCCTCGCGATCCCACCGCGGCACGCACGCGCCGAGAAGGCCCTCGACGAGCGGATGGCGAAGGCGTCGGCGGCGGATCGATCGATGCCCGAGGTGGCTGAGGCCGGGAACGCTGGTCCTGACGCCGCTTCGGCTGTGCCGGCTGAGCCTGACGACGAGGCTTCGGCTGTCACGGGCGGCGCTGCTGCCCATGATGGTGCGGCTGTCGCTGATAACGAGGCTGCTCCTGGCGAGGCGCTCGCGTCGTGCGGCGGGCATGCCTCGACGAGCGCGACGTCCAGCGGCGCGGTTGCGGCCGACGGGCCTACACCGGGCGATGATATGGCCTCGACGAGTCATGCGACGAGCGGCGCGGTGGCGGCCAGTGCGCCGGCGCCGCTCAGCGCGTGGCGTCACTACGCCGGGGGATTGAGCCTGCTCACGCATCTTGCCGCGGGGGAGAACCCGCGTGGTTCCTGGGATGTCGCGCCCGGGCTGTTCGGCCCGGATGCCTGGCCTGCCGCCGTCGCGGACGCCGCGGCAGCGGTGCGCGATTCTGGGCGTTGCACCGTCGTCGTCGTGCCCGACGGGCGGGATGTCGATCGCGTCGCCGCGGCGTGTTCGGCCCGGTTGAGCGACGATCAGGTCGTCACCCTCACGGCGGACATGGGTCCGCAGGCCCGCTACACCGCGTTTCTCAAGGCGCTGCGCGGCCTCGCCGATGTCGTCGTCGGAACGCGCGCGGCGATGTTCGCTCCGGTGCCCGACCTCGGCCTCGTCGTGTGGTGGGACGACGCCGACACCCTTCACGTCGACCCGCACGCGCCGTATCCGCACGTCGGAGCCGTGCTCGAGACTCGCGCCGACCTCGCCCCGGCCGCCCTGTTGAGCGCGGGCGCCGTGCCGTCGGTGCGGGTGCAGGCCCAGGTCGAGGCCGGCGTCAGTGTCCCCGTCGACCCGGTCGAACGCACGAGCGCGCGCGTCGTCGTCACGGGCGACGACCGCAGCGTCGAGCGTCACGGCGCCGCAGCCCGCGCGCGCATCCCCGCCGAGGCATGGCAGGGCGCGACCCGCGCGTTGCAGGACGGGCCGGTGCTCGTCCAGGTGCCGCGCCGCGGGTACATCCCGACGATCGCGTGCGCCCGGTGCCGCACGAAGTCGACCTGCGACGTGTGCCACGGGCCGCTCGGGCTCGACGGCGAGCACAGCGCCCCGACCTGCCGGTGGTGCGGCCACGTCGCGCACGTGCTGACCTGCCCCGAGTGCGGCAGCCACGAGATCCGGTCGCTGACGATCGGGGCCGGACGCACCGCCGAAGAACTGGGCCGTGCGTTTCCCGGGGTGCCGGTGCGGCGCTCCGGGGCGCCGGACGTGCTCGCGAGCGTGCCCGACGAGCCCGCGCTCGTCATCTGCACCCCCGGTGCTGAACCCGTCGCCGAGAACGGGTACAGCGCCGCGATCCTGCTCGACGCATGGGCCCTGCTCGACCGGGGCGGGCTCGACGCCGGTCAGCGTGCCCTCACGCATTGGTGCGCCGCGGCGGGCCTCGTGCGCCCGGCGTCGACGGGCGGCGTCGTCTACCTTGCGGGCGTGCCCCGGCACGTGCCGTTTCCCGCCGTCGAGGCGCTCGTGCGTTGGGCGCCGCGGTGGTTCGCGGCGCGTGAACTCGCCGAGCGCGTCGAGGTGATGCTGCCACCCGCCACGCGGATGGCAGCGCTCGAGGGCCCGCGACGCGCGGCCGCTCGGTACGCCGAAGCGCTCGAGAAGGCGGCGCGCGAGCACGACGTCAGCGTCGACGTACTCGGCCCGCTGCCGCTGCGGCGCCGGCACGTGTTCGACCGGGCGACGCCCCAGCGTCAGGCCACGTCGTCGGACGACGACGAGTCGCTCGTGCGCTTCCTCGCGCGGTGGAACGACCCGACCGATGCAGACGTCCCGGCGCTGCTGCGCGCCCTCACCGCGTCACGCTCAGCCGCGCGCGAACCCGTCGTCACGGTGCGCCTCGACCCACTCCTGGACGGCCTGGCATGA
- a CDS encoding HAD family hydrolase, whose translation MMSGPNLTSGLTSSAGRRARAIDLDDLDGPDAGDLASLADLGDAPQPSPVDMVVFDIGNVLVRWEPRAALLDAVGEDAATALLTDPELDFFAHNLAADGGRAWREIVAEIDERHPHHTAAAQAYIDNFHLAIAEPIAGSVAIVRELAEAGVPLFALTNFSAELFEVARSLHGDVLDLFEEIIVSGEEGVTKPDPEIWEILEEVTRHRGGLSDAVFIDDSAANVMGAEQAGLDAILFTDPDTLRDDLRLRGLPLEPSAGSRQTSAGVSETPDGTAGAGAAHH comes from the coding sequence ATGATGTCTGGACCTAACCTCACGAGCGGCCTCACCTCGAGTGCCGGCCGCCGCGCCCGGGCGATCGACCTCGACGACCTCGACGGCCCCGACGCCGGCGACCTCGCGAGCCTCGCCGACCTGGGTGACGCGCCGCAGCCGAGCCCGGTCGACATGGTCGTGTTCGACATCGGCAACGTGCTCGTGCGCTGGGAGCCGCGCGCGGCACTGCTCGACGCCGTCGGCGAGGACGCGGCGACAGCGCTGCTCACCGACCCCGAACTCGACTTCTTCGCACACAACCTCGCCGCTGACGGCGGGCGCGCGTGGCGCGAGATCGTCGCCGAGATCGACGAGCGACACCCGCACCACACGGCCGCGGCGCAGGCCTACATCGACAACTTCCACCTCGCCATCGCCGAGCCGATCGCGGGCAGCGTCGCCATCGTGCGCGAACTCGCTGAGGCGGGTGTGCCACTGTTCGCGCTGACCAACTTCAGCGCCGAGCTGTTCGAGGTCGCCCGTTCGCTGCACGGCGACGTGCTCGACCTGTTCGAGGAGATCATCGTCTCCGGCGAGGAGGGCGTGACGAAGCCCGACCCGGAGATCTGGGAGATCCTCGAAGAGGTGACGCGCCACCGCGGCGGGTTGAGCGACGCCGTCTTCATCGACGACTCAGCCGCCAACGTCATGGGGGCCGAGCAAGCCGGCCTCGACGCGATCCTGTTCACCGACCCCGACACCCTGCGCGACGATCTGCGCCTGCGCGGGCTGCCGTTGGAGCCGTCAGCCGGCTCGCGCCAGACGAGTGCCGGCGTGTCCGAGACGCCCGACGGCACCGCCGGGGCCGGCGCGGCTCACCACTAG
- the fmt gene encoding methionyl-tRNA formyltransferase, whose product MRVVFAGTPEAALPSLRALLDSAHEVVAVVTRPEARQGRGRKTSPSPVHELALEAGLEVLTPTKPSDDDFVARLRELEPDAAPIVAYGGLIPPSVLAIPRHGWINLHFSLLPAWRGAAPVQHALMAGDDVTGASTFLLEEGLDTGPVFGTMTEAIGPTDTSGDLLTRLAEGGASLLVSTLDALANGDVTPIPQPRDGVSLAPKIQVDDVRLDFSVPAFAVDRRIRGASPAPGGWAMLRGERVKLLRSRLADADGCPPLTPGELHATKTQVFAGALGGVVELLEVQPHGKKVMRAADWARGLRLNEGESFGE is encoded by the coding sequence ATGCGCGTAGTTTTCGCCGGAACCCCGGAGGCGGCTCTGCCGTCGTTGCGGGCCCTGCTCGATTCGGCCCACGAGGTCGTCGCCGTCGTGACGCGCCCCGAGGCGCGTCAGGGGCGCGGGCGCAAGACGTCGCCGTCGCCGGTGCACGAGCTCGCGCTCGAGGCAGGCCTCGAGGTGCTGACGCCGACGAAACCGTCCGACGACGACTTCGTCGCGCGGCTGCGCGAACTCGAGCCCGACGCCGCGCCGATCGTCGCGTACGGCGGGCTCATCCCGCCGTCGGTGCTCGCGATTCCGCGGCACGGCTGGATCAACCTGCACTTCTCGCTGCTGCCCGCCTGGCGTGGCGCCGCACCCGTGCAGCACGCCCTCATGGCCGGTGACGACGTGACGGGCGCCTCGACGTTCCTGCTCGAGGAGGGGCTTGACACCGGGCCCGTCTTCGGCACGATGACGGAGGCGATCGGCCCCACCGACACCTCCGGCGACCTGCTGACACGCCTCGCCGAAGGTGGTGCGTCCCTGCTCGTCTCGACGCTCGACGCCCTCGCGAACGGTGACGTGACGCCGATTCCGCAACCTCGCGACGGTGTCTCGCTCGCGCCCAAGATCCAGGTCGACGACGTGCGTCTCGACTTCTCGGTGCCCGCGTTCGCCGTCGACCGCCGTATCCGCGGCGCGTCTCCGGCGCCCGGGGGGTGGGCGATGCTGCGTGGTGAGCGCGTCAAGCTGCTGCGCAGCCGCCTCGCCGACGCCGACGGGTGCCCGCCGCTGACACCCGGCGAGCTGCACGCCACGAAGACGCAGGTGTTCGCCGGCGCACTCGGCGGCGTCGTCGAACTGCTCGAGGTGCAGCCGCACGGCAAGAAGGTCATGCGTGCCGCCGACTGGGCCCGCGGGCTGCGTTTGAACGAAGGCGAGAGCTTCGGTGAGTGA